The proteins below come from a single Salinilacihabitans rarus genomic window:
- a CDS encoding PEP/pyruvate-binding domain-containing protein, translated as MPETELSDVRDRRFVISLDEEDATNLELTGGKGANLARLVEAGMPVPAGTCVTTGAYQVLADEPDIRAEIESLEGLDPESADEIATKSEELRTKIRETEIPEHVQRAISNALDTLGADAYAVRSSATAEDLPTASFAGMHETFLGIDQENVPEYVQECIASLFTERAVSYRLRNGISHSEVAMAVVVQTMVEPEVAGVLFTADPVSGNRHIASIDANYGLGDTVVAGDVSPDNARVDRRTGDVLEYEVGEKQLALRSGKDDQDEPSLEEVSTGRRESRALTDAQLRELVEFGEDVEELLGSPQDIEWALVDGEFVLLQSRPITSLYPLPSPAPAGDQLHIYFSIGHQQAMAEALPPLVADWMQETLNRSVARFQSPESEQSFAVEAGRRVYVDLTPLLRGEVTRKIALRVLDSMSEPATRALEDILDRHDDTFSQDTLTNRLRTLGRVSRRLLPLAVSNAPHLLVRLLEPFLLGPPDAEHVRARVERAGKTMAARVTQPESRSERIRVAFEETALGTLVASVGSKSMPYLLAGVVAGNVLERLYPDADDELTALSRGFDEEIATEINQRLGDLADISREHPGVEAAIRDESSLSEIEDVDGGTEFVAAFETFLDDFGFRTSNEIDLSRPRWRDDPSILFQTIRSNLRSSDRGEHRKHLAQLKQDAGEAAEKLENRASRGLFGPVKRPIVGQLIQVYRGGIQLREHHKHGAARFLAAIHDCVSDVGTELAEAGVLEHPEDVWFLRKRELLDALDGESPLDVDVSERRDTHQRYMSLSAPPILTSEGETPTGKRNGSPSEHVLTGTPVSSGVVEGVARVMHDPSEQSISKGEILVAPSTDVGWTPLFQDAAGLVMEVGGRMTHGALVAREYGIPAVVSVANATNEIRTGERIRIDGERGTVELLDRTDQSTGDSDSESKR; from the coding sequence ATGCCGGAGACTGAGCTATCAGACGTACGCGACCGGCGGTTCGTCATCTCGCTGGACGAAGAAGACGCGACAAACCTCGAACTCACTGGCGGTAAGGGTGCAAATCTCGCTCGCTTAGTCGAAGCGGGCATGCCAGTCCCCGCTGGAACGTGTGTGACGACTGGCGCCTATCAGGTTCTCGCCGACGAGCCCGACATCCGGGCAGAGATCGAATCGTTGGAGGGACTCGACCCGGAGAGTGCGGACGAAATCGCTACGAAGAGTGAGGAACTCAGAACGAAGATCCGGGAGACGGAGATCCCCGAACACGTCCAGCGGGCTATCTCGAACGCACTCGACACGCTCGGTGCCGATGCGTACGCCGTTCGGTCGAGTGCGACGGCCGAGGATTTGCCGACGGCGTCGTTCGCCGGGATGCACGAGACGTTCCTCGGAATCGACCAGGAAAACGTCCCCGAATACGTTCAGGAGTGCATAGCGAGCCTCTTCACGGAACGGGCAGTGTCGTACCGGCTCCGGAACGGCATCTCGCACTCTGAGGTAGCGATGGCGGTAGTCGTGCAGACGATGGTCGAACCAGAGGTTGCCGGAGTGCTCTTCACCGCCGATCCTGTGTCCGGTAATCGCCACATTGCATCGATCGACGCCAACTATGGTCTTGGCGATACGGTGGTCGCCGGAGACGTATCTCCGGACAACGCACGTGTTGACCGGCGAACTGGAGACGTCCTCGAATACGAAGTCGGCGAAAAGCAGCTCGCGCTCCGCTCGGGGAAGGACGACCAGGATGAGCCATCGCTGGAAGAGGTGTCTACGGGACGCCGCGAGAGCCGGGCGTTGACCGATGCCCAACTACGGGAACTCGTAGAGTTCGGGGAAGATGTCGAAGAACTACTCGGGAGCCCACAGGACATCGAATGGGCACTCGTCGATGGCGAGTTCGTGCTGCTCCAGTCACGTCCAATTACCTCTTTGTATCCGCTCCCCTCACCAGCGCCAGCCGGCGACCAGCTGCACATCTACTTCAGCATCGGTCACCAGCAAGCGATGGCCGAGGCACTCCCACCACTGGTCGCCGATTGGATGCAGGAAACGCTAAACAGGTCGGTTGCTCGGTTCCAGTCCCCCGAATCCGAGCAGTCGTTCGCAGTCGAAGCCGGACGCCGAGTGTATGTGGACCTCACCCCCCTTCTCCGAGGGGAAGTAACACGAAAGATCGCTCTTCGCGTCCTCGACTCGATGAGCGAGCCTGCGACGCGTGCACTCGAAGATATCCTCGACCGACACGACGATACATTTTCCCAAGACACGCTCACGAACAGGCTCCGAACGCTCGGTCGCGTGAGCCGACGCCTCCTCCCACTTGCGGTCTCAAACGCACCGCACCTGTTGGTCCGTCTCCTCGAGCCGTTCCTTTTGGGGCCACCCGACGCCGAACACGTCCGTGCTCGTGTCGAACGGGCGGGAAAAACGATGGCAGCTCGTGTCACGCAACCCGAGTCCCGGAGTGAGCGGATTCGAGTGGCATTCGAGGAAACTGCACTCGGGACGCTGGTCGCTTCGGTCGGAAGCAAGTCGATGCCGTATCTCCTGGCCGGCGTCGTGGCGGGCAACGTGCTGGAACGGCTGTACCCGGACGCAGACGACGAACTCACAGCACTCAGCCGCGGATTCGACGAGGAGATCGCCACCGAAATCAATCAGCGGCTCGGCGACCTCGCAGATATTTCCAGGGAACATCCGGGCGTCGAAGCGGCGATTCGAGACGAATCCTCGCTCTCAGAGATCGAAGATGTCGATGGCGGAACCGAATTCGTGGCGGCATTCGAGACGTTTCTCGACGACTTCGGCTTCCGGACGAGTAACGAGATAGACCTGAGCCGACCACGCTGGCGAGACGACCCTTCGATACTCTTTCAGACGATTCGAAGTAATCTTCGGAGTAGTGACCGGGGAGAACACCGCAAACACTTGGCGCAACTGAAACAGGATGCGGGTGAAGCCGCCGAGAAACTCGAGAATCGCGCTAGTCGAGGACTCTTCGGCCCCGTGAAACGGCCGATTGTGGGGCAGTTGATCCAAGTGTACCGGGGAGGAATTCAGCTCCGGGAACATCATAAACACGGAGCTGCGCGGTTTCTCGCGGCCATACACGACTGCGTCTCCGATGTGGGAACCGAACTCGCTGAGGCTGGAGTATTGGAACACCCAGAGGACGTCTGGTTCCTCCGGAAACGGGAGTTGTTGGACGCACTTGATGGTGAGTCCCCTCTTGATGTAGACGTCTCCGAACGACGTGATACTCACCAGCGATATATGTCACTGAGCGCACCGCCTATTCTCACGAGCGAAGGAGAGACACCGACAGGCAAGAGAAATGGTTCACCCTCAGAACACGTGCTCACTGGAACGCCGGTCTCGTCCGGTGTGGTCGAAGGAGTTGCCAGGGTGATGCACGATCCGTCCGAACAGTCGATTTCAAAGGGTGAGATTCTCGTCGCCCCGTCTACGGACGTTGGATGGACACCGTTGTTCCAGGATGCGGCTGGGTTAGTGATGGAGGTTGGTGGCCGGATGACACACGGCGCACTGGTCGCACGTGAGTACGGTATTCCGGCCGTCGTGTCGGTGGCGAACGCAACCAACGAAATCCGAACGGGCGAGCGAATTCGAATAGACGGCGAGCGCGGAACCGTCGAGTTACTTGACCGAACGGACCAGTCGACGGGAGATTCTGACTCTGAGAGTAAGCGATGA
- a CDS encoding DUF7139 domain-containing protein encodes MTSLTEVYEGNAGEVSSLRRLYAGTALVIAGAVLAVVAVLVATTDLLAWAFEGPFAPVKWAGIAAGVGVPTALVGVFVVLPSSRRVKAAAAIGLALCLLGVALFWHAYPSHWRGHGDNLTWLVSAVYLLGLFTAVWCLFTAVVNFKTRNDPGGMLEMNVTRTNETKVVEVEHSGGVGGVGFLGDDPDGEVATQTNGPVAAAASDGGAAAGDIRSPLDDDGAEVVSGSGSPAETTDRYCGNCQHFRYVRTADGMTPYCDHYEGAMDDMDACGEWTPNHERG; translated from the coding sequence ATGACCAGCCTGACGGAGGTCTACGAGGGGAACGCCGGGGAGGTGTCCAGCCTCCGCCGGCTGTACGCGGGAACCGCGCTCGTGATCGCCGGGGCCGTCCTCGCCGTCGTGGCGGTGCTCGTGGCGACGACCGACCTGCTGGCCTGGGCCTTCGAGGGCCCGTTCGCCCCGGTGAAGTGGGCGGGGATCGCGGCCGGCGTCGGCGTCCCGACGGCGCTCGTCGGCGTCTTCGTCGTCCTCCCGTCGAGCCGTCGGGTGAAAGCCGCCGCGGCCATCGGTCTGGCGCTTTGCCTGCTCGGGGTCGCGCTCTTCTGGCACGCCTACCCGTCCCACTGGCGGGGCCACGGCGACAACCTCACGTGGCTGGTGTCGGCCGTCTACCTGCTCGGCCTGTTCACCGCCGTCTGGTGTCTGTTCACCGCCGTCGTCAACTTCAAGACCCGCAACGACCCCGGCGGGATGCTCGAGATGAACGTCACACGGACGAACGAGACGAAAGTCGTCGAGGTCGAACACTCGGGCGGCGTCGGCGGCGTCGGCTTCCTCGGGGACGACCCCGACGGCGAGGTGGCGACCCAGACGAACGGCCCCGTCGCGGCCGCCGCCAGCGACGGCGGGGCCGCCGCCGGCGACATCCGGTCGCCGCTCGACGACGACGGCGCCGAGGTCGTCTCCGGGTCCGGGTCGCCGGCCGAGACGACCGATCGTTACTGCGGCAACTGCCAGCACTTCCGGTACGTCCGGACCGCCGACGGGATGACGCCCTACTGCGACCACTACGAGGGCGCGATGGACGACATGGACGCCTGCGGGGAGTGGACGCCCAACCACGAGCGGGGGTGA
- a CDS encoding CPBP family intramembrane glutamic endopeptidase yields MYQNVRRTITDTTGSLTSPWVFFAVTFAITWSFWLSAIALGVSFASGTGALLLLLGLTGPGIAGIAFAYLAYGRDGLSDLRARVTGIGRIGSRWFLVILALPLVVTLAAAVMDVAFGGPGATWGEGVRQFGVDPLAILPALFFATLPPILEELGWRGYALDRLQTTWSALTASLILGVVWAGWHLPLFFVAGSFQAESVGFGTQGFWLFMIGIVALSVAFTWVYNHTARSVLAIVVLHGWINFTAETVAVADVFYYANWVLLAALLAALWGPTTLLKSERIPRPPPLVDRRRTADSQRHG; encoded by the coding sequence GTGTACCAAAACGTGCGCCGAACGATCACCGATACGACCGGTTCCCTGACGAGCCCCTGGGTCTTCTTCGCCGTGACGTTCGCCATCACGTGGTCGTTCTGGCTGTCGGCGATCGCCCTCGGGGTATCCTTTGCGAGCGGTACGGGGGCCCTGCTGCTGTTGCTGGGACTCACCGGCCCGGGAATCGCGGGAATCGCCTTCGCGTACCTCGCGTACGGCCGCGACGGCCTGTCGGACCTCCGGGCCCGCGTCACCGGGATCGGTCGAATCGGCTCCCGGTGGTTCCTCGTGATTCTGGCCCTGCCGCTGGTCGTGACTCTCGCCGCAGCCGTGATGGACGTGGCGTTCGGCGGACCGGGCGCGACGTGGGGCGAGGGGGTTCGGCAGTTCGGCGTCGACCCGCTCGCGATCCTGCCGGCGCTTTTCTTCGCGACGCTCCCACCCATCCTCGAGGAACTGGGGTGGCGAGGCTACGCGCTGGATCGGCTCCAGACGACGTGGTCCGCGCTGACCGCGAGCCTGATACTGGGCGTGGTGTGGGCGGGGTGGCACCTCCCGCTGTTTTTCGTCGCGGGCTCGTTTCAGGCCGAGTCGGTCGGATTCGGGACGCAGGGGTTCTGGCTGTTCATGATCGGGATCGTCGCCCTCTCGGTGGCGTTCACGTGGGTGTACAACCACACGGCCCGCAGCGTCCTCGCCATCGTGGTCTTACACGGGTGGATCAACTTCACCGCCGAAACCGTCGCGGTGGCCGACGTGTTTTACTACGCCAACTGGGTGCTGCTGGCCGCCTTGCTCGCGGCGCTCTGGGGACCGACGACGTTACTGAAGTCCGAACGGATACCGCGCCCGCCCCCGCTCGTCGACCGACGCCGGACCGCGGACTCACAGCGGCACGGGTAG
- a CDS encoding DUF5789 family protein — translation MSDEEDDGEPAVELGEKTPVEGAPLARVSSRLHWPIQQSEVDRLEGDSVLRTADGPRSLSAVLEEVDLTYFERRQEFERHVRDVIGTGPVETAE, via the coding sequence ATGAGCGACGAGGAAGACGACGGGGAGCCAGCGGTCGAACTCGGCGAGAAGACGCCGGTCGAGGGGGCGCCGCTGGCCCGCGTGAGTTCCCGGCTGCACTGGCCGATCCAGCAAAGCGAGGTAGACCGCCTCGAAGGCGACAGCGTCCTCCGGACGGCCGACGGGCCGCGCTCGCTGTCGGCGGTCCTCGAGGAGGTCGACCTGACGTACTTCGAGCGTCGACAGGAGTTCGAACGCCACGTCCGGGACGTGATCGGCACCGGGCCCGTCGAGACCGCCGAGTAA
- a CDS encoding pyridoxal phosphate-dependent aminotransferase: MEYETPLFFRVMGYAARADRDVIDMVSGNPDWEPPAALREALHEYADLDPDAFQYPPSPGLRDLREEIAARRGVDADQVVVTNGAGEANYLAMARALERDAGSEVLLTDPVYPYYPGKTTMLGGSQRFVATDADGHLDPADVRAAASEETAAIVVNSPNNPTGAVYPAETVCELVAIAEEYDAILVSDEVYDHFDLSGRFESALAVDSDHRIVTNAFSKSMAITGFRVGYAIFPPDLVENAESRHMLVNVAGSRPAQYAVLHALRETGPEYYERNRDLLGERVDAFTSALDDAGAEYTRPEGAFYVMARFEGYPGTLENVERLIDEAGVAGMPGEAFGDARADWLRFALVTPRAEEAADRLAAYFG; encoded by the coding sequence ATGGAGTACGAGACGCCCCTGTTCTTTCGCGTCATGGGCTACGCGGCCCGGGCCGACCGCGACGTGATCGACATGGTCAGCGGCAACCCCGACTGGGAGCCCCCGGCGGCGCTGCGGGAGGCGCTGCACGAGTACGCCGACCTCGACCCGGACGCCTTCCAGTACCCGCCGAGCCCCGGCCTCCGCGACCTCCGCGAGGAGATCGCCGCCCGCCGGGGCGTCGACGCCGACCAGGTCGTCGTCACCAACGGCGCCGGCGAGGCGAACTACCTCGCGATGGCCCGCGCGCTCGAACGCGACGCCGGTTCCGAGGTGCTCCTCACCGACCCCGTCTACCCCTACTACCCGGGCAAGACGACGATGCTCGGCGGCAGCCAGCGGTTCGTCGCGACCGACGCGGACGGCCACCTCGATCCCGCCGACGTGCGCGCGGCGGCGAGCGAGGAGACCGCGGCGATCGTCGTCAACTCGCCGAACAACCCGACGGGGGCGGTCTACCCGGCGGAGACGGTGTGCGAACTCGTCGCGATCGCCGAGGAGTACGACGCGATCCTCGTCAGCGACGAGGTGTACGACCACTTCGACCTCTCGGGGCGGTTCGAGAGCGCGCTCGCGGTCGACTCCGACCACAGGATCGTCACCAACGCCTTCTCGAAGTCGATGGCGATCACGGGCTTTCGCGTCGGCTACGCGATATTCCCGCCGGACCTCGTCGAAAACGCCGAGAGCCGGCACATGCTCGTCAACGTGGCCGGGAGTCGGCCGGCCCAGTACGCCGTCCTGCACGCCTTACGCGAGACGGGGCCCGAGTACTACGAGCGCAACCGCGACCTCCTGGGCGAGCGCGTCGACGCATTCACGAGCGCGCTCGACGACGCCGGCGCCGAGTACACCCGTCCCGAGGGCGCCTTCTACGTGATGGCCCGCTTCGAGGGCTACCCCGGCACGCTGGAGAACGTCGAGCGACTGATCGACGAGGCCGGCGTCGCGGGGATGCCGGGCGAGGCGTTCGGGGACGCCCGCGCGGACTGGCTCCGGTTCGCGCTCGTCACGCCGCGGGCCGAGGAGGCCGCCGACCGCCTCGCCGCGTACTTCGGCTGA
- a CDS encoding metal-dependent hydrolase, protein MNKKGHVLNAILLGVGLGYLLEPAGDETTFAAILMIGIPVTLGALFPDVDTEFGRHRKTLHNLPVLAAFVAFPYVFGNLEYVWIGVLTHYVLDVAGSKRGIALFYPLSPKEYGLPTGVNVSSARSDIVTVLVTVAELAAAAAWLYRLPQRGFELGRAAFGF, encoded by the coding sequence ATGAACAAGAAAGGACACGTTCTCAACGCGATCCTGCTGGGCGTCGGTCTGGGGTACCTGCTCGAACCCGCGGGGGACGAGACGACGTTCGCGGCGATCCTGATGATCGGCATCCCGGTCACCCTCGGCGCGCTGTTTCCCGACGTCGACACGGAGTTCGGCCGCCACCGCAAGACGCTGCACAACCTGCCGGTGCTCGCGGCGTTCGTCGCGTTCCCGTACGTCTTCGGCAACCTCGAGTACGTCTGGATCGGCGTGCTCACCCACTACGTGCTCGACGTCGCCGGCAGCAAGCGCGGGATCGCGCTGTTCTACCCGCTCTCACCGAAGGAGTACGGCCTGCCGACGGGCGTCAACGTCAGCAGCGCTCGCTCCGACATCGTGACGGTGCTCGTGACGGTCGCCGAACTCGCCGCCGCCGCGGCGTGGCTCTACCGCCTCCCCCAGCGCGGGTTCGAACTGGGGCGGGCGGCGTTCGGGTTCTGA
- a CDS encoding helix-turn-helix domain-containing protein — MRAVTVLVSPPTNHPVDHLFTSESSVQRERIFNLTLLEDGTFVLLGRIRGNLTHAREILSAEQDVLGFSISEQDANVGLVFVHARPPSSIRRILELRREQGVFFDFPIEATEEGQLKLTIVGETNSEITGVLDEIPAEIEISVERIGPYIEGPKSMKDLLTDRQREILDVALTSGYYDVPRRATHRDIAEQLELAVPTVSEHLQKIEARIFGALEL; from the coding sequence ATGAGAGCGGTGACAGTCCTCGTCTCGCCCCCGACGAATCACCCTGTGGACCATCTGTTTACCAGTGAATCGAGTGTGCAACGGGAGCGAATCTTCAATCTCACCCTCCTCGAAGATGGGACGTTCGTTCTCCTCGGCCGGATTCGGGGCAATCTAACGCATGCACGCGAAATCCTCTCGGCTGAACAGGACGTCCTCGGATTCAGTATCTCCGAACAGGACGCGAACGTCGGGCTCGTGTTTGTACACGCTCGACCGCCGTCATCCATCAGGCGGATACTCGAACTCCGTCGAGAGCAGGGCGTGTTCTTCGACTTCCCGATCGAGGCGACGGAAGAGGGGCAGCTCAAGCTCACCATCGTCGGCGAAACCAACAGCGAAATCACGGGAGTACTGGACGAAATTCCAGCAGAGATCGAAATATCGGTCGAACGAATCGGCCCGTACATCGAGGGTCCGAAATCGATGAAAGACTTGCTGACCGACCGCCAGCGCGAAATACTGGACGTCGCGCTCACCAGCGGGTACTACGACGTTCCTCGGCGCGCGACTCACCGAGACATCGCCGAACAACTCGAACTCGCAGTGCCGACAGTGAGCGAACACCTCCAGAAAATCGAAGCTAGAATCTTCGGCGCTCTCGAACTCTGA
- a CDS encoding CinA family protein — protein MNDAIDRDLSRRVGEALREADATLAVAESCTGGLIGAAITAVPGASDYFDAGLTTYAYDAKRRHLGVSREALDEHGAVSEAVAVEMARGARDVADVTWGLSATGVAGPTGGTEETPVGTVYVGVAYAAPWGSGESAATASRYEFDGDRATVRAKTVERALRDLLADVERVEGDG, from the coding sequence ATGAACGACGCCATCGACCGCGACCTCTCGCGGCGGGTCGGGGAGGCCCTCCGCGAGGCCGACGCCACCCTCGCCGTCGCGGAGTCTTGCACCGGCGGGCTGATCGGCGCCGCGATCACGGCCGTCCCCGGTGCGAGCGACTACTTCGACGCCGGACTGACGACCTACGCCTACGACGCCAAGCGCCGCCACCTCGGGGTGAGCCGCGAGGCCCTCGACGAGCACGGCGCGGTCTCGGAGGCCGTCGCGGTGGAGATGGCCCGCGGGGCCCGCGACGTCGCCGACGTCACCTGGGGGCTGTCGGCGACCGGCGTCGCCGGCCCCACCGGCGGGACCGAGGAGACCCCCGTCGGCACCGTCTACGTCGGCGTGGCGTACGCGGCCCCGTGGGGCTCCGGGGAGTCCGCCGCGACCGCCTCCCGGTACGAGTTCGACGGCGACCGCGCGACGGTGCGCGCGAAGACCGTCGAACGCGCCCTCCGGGACCTGCTCGCGGACGTCGAGCGGGTCGAGGGCGACGGCTGA
- a CDS encoding glycerate kinase type-2 family protein, with translation MFDDRDDLAGTPARETALACLEAGIRAALPERVVAEAVSVEGDALYLLDAEYDLSRYDRVVVCGGGKAAGGLARALESTLGDRIDGGVVVSTDGAETDRVDVRAGDHPTPSERNVAATADVLALAREADERTLLLAAITGGASALLCAPADGLSLAALRETTDALLASGASIDEVNAVRKHCSAIKGGRLARAAAPATVAALAISDVVGDDPAVIGSGPTVPDPSTFADALAVLDRYDLDDEVPAPVRERLERGAAGEIAETPTAEDAAVAAADWHLLANGRTATDAAREVARERGYGTLVLSGRLRGEAREVGRVHAAVAEEARATGDPVEPPAVVCSGGEVTVAVRGDGVGGPNQELALAAAAEFADRGTDAVLASADTDGIDGPTDACGALVDGGTVDDPDAAWRALAANDAAGFLDDADALLRTGYTGTNVNDLRVLVLDE, from the coding sequence GTGTTCGACGACCGCGACGACCTCGCGGGGACGCCCGCCCGCGAGACCGCGCTCGCCTGCCTCGAAGCGGGGATCCGTGCGGCCCTGCCCGAGCGCGTCGTCGCCGAGGCGGTCTCGGTCGAGGGCGACGCGCTGTACCTCCTCGACGCCGAGTACGACCTCTCACGTTACGACCGGGTCGTCGTCTGCGGCGGCGGGAAGGCCGCCGGCGGCCTCGCGCGGGCGCTCGAATCGACCCTCGGCGACCGGATCGACGGGGGCGTCGTCGTCTCGACCGATGGCGCGGAGACCGACCGGGTCGACGTCCGCGCGGGCGACCACCCGACGCCGAGCGAGCGCAACGTCGCGGCGACCGCCGACGTCCTCGCTCTCGCCCGCGAGGCCGACGAGCGAACCCTCCTGCTCGCCGCGATCACCGGCGGCGCGAGCGCGCTGCTGTGCGCGCCGGCCGACGGCCTCTCGCTCGCGGCCCTGCGGGAGACGACCGACGCGCTGCTCGCCTCGGGGGCGTCGATCGACGAGGTAAACGCCGTCCGCAAGCACTGCTCGGCGATCAAGGGCGGTCGCCTCGCCCGCGCGGCGGCCCCGGCGACGGTCGCGGCGCTCGCGATCAGCGACGTCGTCGGCGACGACCCGGCCGTGATCGGTAGCGGACCGACGGTTCCCGACCCATCGACGTTCGCCGACGCGCTGGCGGTCCTCGACCGGTACGACCTCGACGACGAGGTTCCCGCGCCCGTCCGGGAGCGCCTCGAACGCGGCGCCGCGGGCGAAATCGCGGAGACGCCGACGGCGGAGGACGCCGCCGTCGCGGCCGCGGACTGGCACCTGCTGGCGAACGGCCGGACGGCGACCGACGCCGCCCGCGAGGTCGCCCGCGAGCGCGGCTACGGGACGCTCGTGCTCTCGGGTCGCCTCCGCGGCGAGGCCCGCGAGGTCGGGCGCGTCCACGCCGCCGTCGCCGAGGAGGCCCGGGCGACGGGCGACCCGGTCGAACCCCCGGCGGTCGTCTGCTCGGGCGGCGAGGTGACGGTCGCGGTCCGCGGCGACGGCGTCGGCGGCCCCAATCAGGAACTCGCGCTTGCGGCCGCCGCCGAGTTCGCCGACCGCGGGACCGACGCCGTGCTCGCGAGCGCCGACACCGACGGGATCGACGGCCCGACCGACGCCTGCGGGGCGCTCGTCGACGGCGGGACGGTCGACGACCCGGACGCCGCGTGGCGGGCGCTCGCGGCGAACGACGCCGCCGGCTTCCTCGACGACGCGGACGCGCTCCTCCGGACGGGCTACACGGGGACGAACGTGAACGACCTGCGGGTGCTCGTGCTGGACGAGTAG
- a CDS encoding CPBP family glutamic-type intramembrane protease — MATGDVRGGVRRLLDRVPELTWVQKSLLAGAVLTVLWMRLVPSDLGRRAVVDGVLLIGGPLALGLTHGRRVGWRVDRRAARNALLLSLFVLPFYLVGSTLPTIREFYPMWETSAALGEFLPHGVQLFLLALAAETYYRGLLCVGVREIGFVAVFISPVVYMLHHSSKPPVEFLLSGPTDVLFGAVDYESNSILPSVIAHGAGLVLLDWLVLHDPLFDPAPALRAVEWLPVPL, encoded by the coding sequence GTGGCGACCGGCGACGTCCGCGGCGGCGTGCGCCGGCTTCTCGACCGAGTACCGGAACTCACGTGGGTCCAGAAGTCGCTGCTCGCCGGCGCCGTCCTGACGGTGCTGTGGATGCGTCTCGTCCCCTCGGACCTCGGCCGGCGGGCCGTCGTCGACGGCGTCCTCTTGATCGGCGGGCCGCTCGCGCTGGGGCTCACCCACGGCCGCCGCGTCGGCTGGCGGGTCGACCGGCGCGCGGCCCGCAACGCCCTCCTGCTCTCGCTGTTCGTCCTCCCGTTCTACCTCGTGGGGTCGACGCTGCCGACGATCCGCGAGTTCTACCCGATGTGGGAGACCTCGGCCGCCCTCGGCGAGTTCCTCCCCCACGGCGTCCAGCTATTCCTGCTCGCGCTGGCCGCGGAGACGTACTACCGGGGGTTGCTCTGCGTCGGCGTCCGCGAGATCGGGTTCGTCGCGGTGTTCATCAGTCCCGTCGTCTACATGCTCCACCACTCCTCGAAGCCGCCGGTCGAGTTCCTGCTGTCGGGGCCGACGGACGTCCTCTTCGGCGCGGTCGACTACGAGTCGAACTCGATCCTGCCGTCGGTGATCGCCCACGGGGCCGGTCTCGTCCTGCTCGACTGGCTCGTCCTCCACGACCCGCTGTTCGACCCCGCGCCCGCGCTCCGGGCGGTCGAGTGGCTACCCGTGCCGCTGTGA
- a CDS encoding ArsA family ATPase — protein MSGLDVEPVDETEEDDADDNTIEVTPTDAVAESERRTIDVEPSEGPADGPEYVLYGGKGGVGKTTMAAATALDSARRGTSTLVVSTDPAHSLSDTFETDVPARPERLREDVPLYAAEIDPDAALEEGQAAFAAAGPDALGGLGEMLGEESPMDALFGGAMPGSDEAVAMQTLLEYLDDDRFERVIVDTAPTGHTLRLLQLPEIMDTMMGRIITFRQRISGMMDGLKGMFGDEDTPGSAGDLDDLRVVRERVERLRATLRDPERTDFRIVMVPEEMSVLESERLRDQLRTFEIPVGTVVVNRVMEPLADVTDDVEGAGEFLQPNLEDCEFCQRRWDVQQRALARAQDLFRGTDVKRVPLFADEVRGEEMLAVVAACLR, from the coding sequence ATGAGCGGACTCGACGTCGAACCGGTCGACGAGACCGAGGAGGACGACGCGGACGACAACACTATCGAGGTGACGCCGACGGACGCCGTCGCGGAGAGCGAGCGCCGGACGATCGACGTCGAGCCGTCGGAGGGGCCCGCCGACGGCCCCGAGTACGTCCTCTACGGGGGGAAAGGCGGGGTCGGCAAGACGACGATGGCGGCCGCGACCGCCCTCGACAGCGCCCGCCGCGGGACGTCGACGCTCGTCGTCTCGACCGATCCCGCCCACTCGCTGTCCGATACCTTCGAGACCGACGTGCCGGCCCGTCCGGAGCGCCTTCGCGAGGACGTCCCCCTCTACGCGGCCGAGATCGACCCCGACGCCGCCCTCGAAGAGGGGCAGGCGGCGTTCGCCGCGGCGGGGCCGGACGCCCTCGGCGGCCTCGGCGAGATGCTGGGCGAGGAGTCGCCGATGGACGCGCTGTTCGGCGGCGCGATGCCCGGCTCCGACGAGGCCGTCGCGATGCAGACCCTCCTCGAGTACCTCGACGACGACCGCTTCGAGCGCGTGATCGTCGACACCGCGCCGACGGGCCACACCCTCCGCCTGCTCCAGCTTCCGGAGATCATGGACACGATGATGGGGCGGATCATCACGTTCCGCCAGCGCATCTCCGGCATGATGGACGGCCTCAAGGGGATGTTCGGCGACGAGGACACACCGGGGAGCGCCGGCGACCTAGACGACCTGCGGGTCGTGCGCGAGCGGGTCGAGCGCCTGCGAGCCACCCTGCGTGACCCCGAGCGGACCGACTTCCGGATCGTGATGGTCCCCGAGGAGATGAGCGTCCTGGAGTCCGAGCGCCTGCGCGATCAGCTCCGGACGTTCGAGATTCCCGTCGGGACGGTCGTCGTCAACCGGGTGATGGAGCCGCTCGCGGACGTCACCGACGACGTCGAGGGCGCGGGCGAGTTCCTCCAGCCGAACCTCGAGGACTGCGAGTTCTGCCAGCGCCGCTGGGACGTCCAGCAGCGCGCCCTGGCGAGGGCCCAGGACCTCTTCCGGGGCACGGACGTCAAGCGGGTGCCGCTGTTCGCCGACGAGGTGCGCGGCGAGGAGATGCTCGCGGTCGTCGCGGCCTGTCTGCGCTGA